A segment of the Deinococcus depolymerans genome:
ACGCGCCGCCTGCTGGGCCTGAGTTTCACCGCGAAGTACGGGCAGTTGCAGGCGCCGCAGCGGGGCGGCTGGGAGAGCGTGCGGAACGTGGGGCCGCTGGAGAAGCTCACGCAGGGCTGGACGTTCAAACCCATGCCCGGCGGGACCGAGGTGACCCTGACCCTGAACGCCCGCGTGATGTACCGGTGGATCAGGACGCCCGTCGAGCGGGTGCTGCACAACATGGTCGCCACGACCCTGCTGGAGTTGCAGCGCAGCGTGGACGCCCAGGGCGCGCAACTGCTCGAGGACATGGGCCGCGAGATGCAGGAGCGCCAGAAGGCCGAGCAGAAAGCCGCGAAGGAAGCGGCGAAGGCCGCGAAGAAGAAACGCTGAACCGAGCCACGCAGCGCGCCCCGCAGCTTCCGTGCGGGGCGCGTGCCTTTTGTATGGCCGTCAGCCGGGGCGCAGGGCGTCCAGCGCGGCGCGCAGGGCGGGCGGTAGCGGGGCGGGGCGGCGGGTGTCGCGGTCCACGTACACGTGCACGAAATGCCCCTGCGCGCAGGCCGCGTCGTCCCCTTCGCGGAACACGGCCAGTTCGTAGCGGACGCTGCTGCGGCCCAGGCGGCCCACGCGCAGGCCCACGCTGAGGGGTTCGGGGAACGCGGCGGGCGCGAAGTACGCGCAGCCACTCTCGACGACCAGTCCGATCACCGCGCCCGCGTGAATATCCAGCGCCCCCCGGGCGGCGAGGTAGGCGTTCACGGCCGTGTCGAAGTACGCGTAGTACGTCACGTTGTTCACGTGCCCGTACACGTCGTTGTCCGCCCAGCGGGTCGGGGTGGGGTGGTGGTACGGGTACTCGGCGCGGGTGTGCGGAACGGGGCGGGTCACCCGGACTCCGCGGCGCTCAGGAGCAGCGTGGTGCCGTCGCGGGTCCCGAAGGCGGTCCAGGGCTGCTGCGGGGTCACGTGGTAGCCCTCGCCGGGGCGCAGGCGCACGAAGTTGTTCAGGGGCAGGTCCACGACCGCCTCGCCGGTCAGGCACACCAGCCAGCCGGGCGTGGCCGGGCCGGTCAGCGTGCCGCTCAGGGTCACGACCCGCACGTTTCCGCCGGGGAGCCGCACCCACTCGCCGGGCGTGCCCTGCGCCAGCCGGGGCAGGTGCAGCGCCTGGGGGGTGTCGGGGCGGGCGCGGGTCGGCACGTTACTCTCCGCGCGCCGCCTGGTTCAGTTTCTTGCTGGCCTGCAGGGCCATCCCCTTGGCCTTCTTGACGTCCAGGCCCAGTTCGGGCGCCACCTCTTCGACCTTGCGGCCCTGTTCGCGGGTGGCGGTCACGAGTTGCTGTTCCTGGCTGCTCAGGACGCCCAGGTGGGCCTTGAGTTGCGCCCAGGTGAAGGTCGCCCTGGCGGGCGCGGCAGCTTTCTTGGCAGCTGTATTGGTCGCCGGTTTCTTGGTGGCGGTCTTGCCGGTGCTGGCCTTGCTGGTGCTGGCCTTGCTGGTGGCGGGCTTCTTCGCACCTGCCCTGGCCGGGGCCTTGGCGGCCGCTTTCTTCGGGCTGGCCTTGCCGGGTTTCTTCTTGGGTTCCTTGCCGCGTTCCTCCAGGATTTCCAGGGCGCGTTCGGCGCTCAGGGTGCCGTCGTCCTCGCCCTTGCGCAGGGTGGCGTTGCGTTCGCCGTCGGTCAGGTACGGGCCGAAACGGCCGGATTTCAGCAGGATGGGCGCGCGGCCCTCCAGTTCGAAGGTCTGGAGGGGCGGGGCGGCCACGCGGCCCTTCCCGAAGCGCGGCTGCAGGAACAGCGCCTCGGCCTCCTGGATGCCGACCTCGAACAGGTGCTCGTGGCTGGTCAGGCTGCGGCTGTCGCTGCCGCGCTTGAGGTACGGGCCGAACTTGCCGTTCAGCGCCCAGACTTCCTCGCCGCCGCTCGTGCCGACCAGCCGGGGCAGGCTCAGGAGTTTCAGCGCGCGTTCCAGGGTCAGGGTGTCCAGGTCGTCGGTGGGGAACAGGCTGGCGCTGCGCACCGGGGGGTTCGTGTCGCCCAGCGTCACGTACGGGCCGTAGCGTCCGGCGCGGGCCACGACGGGCAGACCCGTGTCGGGGTCGGTGCCCAGGGGCCGCTCGCCGCTGGGACGGCTCAGGAGTTCCTCGGCCTTCCCGGCGGTCAGTTCGTCCGGGGCCATGTCCTCGGGCAGGTTGGCTTTCTGCTCGCCGCGTTCCATGTACGGCCCGTAGCGGCCCACGCGGACCTCGATGCCGGTGCCTTCCAGGCGCGGCACGCTGATGGTGGCGATGCTGCGCGCGTCGATCTCGCCCATCTGCCGGTCGATCAGGGGCCGCAGGGCCATGCCCTCGCCGTGGTCGCCCAGGTAGAAGCGCCGCAGGTACGGCACGCGCTGGGCGCGGCCACCCGCGATGTCGTCGAGGTCCTCTTCCATCCGGGCGGTGAAGTCGTAGTCCACCAGCGAGGAGAAGTGGTGTTCCAGCAGCGCACTGGTCGCGAACGCCGTCCAGGACGGCACCAGCGCCTGCCCCTTCTTGATGGCGTACCCGCGGTCCTGGATGGTGCCCAGGATGCTGGCGTACGTGCTGGGGCGCCCGATGCCCGCGCCTTCCAGCGCCTGCACCAGCGACGCCTCGGTGTAGCGGGCGGGGGGTTGCGTGTCGTGGCCCTCGGGTTTGACGCTGTCGGCGGTGACGCGCTCGCCTTCCTTCAGGGGCGGCAGGGGCGTCTCGCGGTCTTCCAGCGCGGCGCCCGGGTCGTCGCTGCCCTCCACGTAGGCGCGCAGGAAGCCGGGGAAGTCGATGGTGCGGCCCGAGGCGCTCAGGGCGACCTGCTCGCCGGCGCTCGTCTGGCCGCCCAGGCGGACGCGCAGGCTGCGGCCGCGTGCGTCGGCCATCTGGCAGGCGACGGTGCGTTTCCAGATCAGGTCGTACAGGCGCCACTCGTCGCCGCTCAGTTCGCCCCGCAGGCTCTCGGGCGTGCGGAAGGCGCTGCCGGCCGGGCGGATCGCCTCGTGGGCCTCCTGGGCGTTCTTGGCTTTCTTGGCGTACACGCGCGGCTGCGGCGACAGGTAAGTGGGGCCGTACATCTGCGTGACCTGCGTGCGGGCCGCCGTGACTGCCTCGGTGCTCAGGTTGGTGCTGTCGGTACGCATGTACGTGATGTAGCCCTGCTCGTACAGGCGCTGCGCGGCCCGCATGGTGCGCGTGGCGGCGAAGCCCAGCTTGCGGCTTCCCTCCTGCTGCAACGTGGAGGTGATGAACGGCGGGTACGGCCGCTGCGTGAAGGGTTTCTCCTCGGCACTCGTGACGGTCAGGGGCTGACCGGTCAGGCCGTCGGCCAGGGCGCGGGCCTCGGCCTCGGTCAGCAGGCGGGCCGTCACGCCGCTCTTCAGCCGCCCGGTCAGCGGGTCGAAGTCGCGGCCCAGCGCCAGCTTCTGCATCTGTCCGTCGGGGCCGGACACGTCGGTCAGGCGGGCCGGGAAGGTCTGCGCGTCCGCCGTCTTCCCGGTGACCAGCAGGTCCCACCACGACGCACTGACAAAGCGCATGCGTTCGCGTTCGCGTTCCACCAGCATGCGGGTCGCCACGCTCTGCACGCGGCCCGCCGAGAGTTTCGGCTTGACCTTCTTCCACAGGACCGGGCTGACCTCGTACCCGTACAGGCGGTCCAGGGCGCGGCGGGCCTCCTGCGCCTCCACGAGGTTCGTGTCGATCTGACGCGGCGCGGCAATCGCGGCCTGAATGGCTTCCCTGGTGATCTCGTGGAACACCATCCGCTTGACCGGCACCTTCGGTTTCAGTTCCTGAAACAGGTGCCACGCGATGCTCTCGCCCTCGCGGTCATCGTCGGTCGCCAGGATGATCTCGTCGGCCTCGGCCGCCATCTTGCGCAGTTTCGCCACGTGCGCCTTCTTCTCGGGCGACACGACGTACAGCGGCTGGAAGTCATGCTCGACGTCCAGGCCCAGGCGGGCCCAGGCCTTGCCCCTGTACTTTTCCGGGATGTCCGCCGCACTTTTCGGCAGGTCGCGGATGTGCCCGATGGAAGACTCCACCGCGTACCCCTTTCCGAGGTACTTCTCGATGGTGCGGGCTTTGGCGGGCGACTCGACAATGACAAGGGTTCTGGGCATAAGTAAGGTCTCTCCCCCGGAACGGAGGTATGGGCCGAGCGTAGCACGCCCCCATCACACCTTCCGGTACAAGTCCCCCACTCTACGCCCCGGCCCGGCACCCCCCGCCAGCCTCCCACCCGACGGCCCGCACGCCGCTCAGGCTTGTCATTTCCCTCATGCTAGGCTGCGCTCGATGCGTTCACGGGGCGCCACCCTCACCCTGCTGCCACTGGCCGTGGCAGCCCTGCTCGTTGCCGGTTTCGTGCTGACCCCCAACCTGCGCGTCCCGAACGCCAGCACACCGAACCCCACCCTGGTCGTCCTGGGCGCCGCGCAGTACGCCGGGAAACCCAGCCCCGCCTTCCAGCGCCGCCTGGATCACGCGCTGACCCTGTACCGCGCCGGGGGCGTGCAGCGGATCGTCGTCACGGGCGGCCGCCGGGCCGGGGATCCCTACACCGAAGGCGGCGTGGGCGCCACCTACCTCGCCCGCCACGGCGTCCCCGCGGGCCACGTGATCGCCGAGGAACGCAGCCGCACCACCGTGCAGAACCTGCAGAACGCCCGCGCGACCCTGCCCCCCCACACGCCCCTGACCCTCGTCACCGACGAGGCCCACGCCCCCCGCGCCCTGGCCCTGGCCCGCGCCATCGGCCTGAACGCCAACGTCAGCGCCAGCCCCCTCAGCCCCCAGGTGGACCGCTCGTACCTGCTGCGCGAGAAAGTCGCCCTGGTCGCCTACGCCCTGATCGGCATCCGGCTGTAGCCGGGGGATGGAACGTGGGGTGTGGGTCGTGGGAGAACCCCCCTACGACCCACACCCCACGTCCCCCACGGATCAGCGTTTCAGTCGCCGGGTGACCGCCGCCACTTCCGGCAGTTTCAGGGCGAGTGCGCCGCCCAGGTACACGGCGAGGCCCACTCCGCCCGCCAGGGCCAGCACGGGAATGCTGGTCAGGATGAAACCCGGTTCGATCGGCACGGCCCGCGCGATCAGCCACGCCACGCCGCCCGAGACGGCCGCCAGCGGCACGACGCGCAGCAGGTGGCCCGTCACCTCGCGCGCCGGGAAGCCCACGGCGCGGCGGTACAGGACGATCAGGGCGGCCGTCATCAGCAGGCCGCTGATGGTGGTACTCAGGCCGAAGCCGATCAATCCCAGGCCCGGCACCAGCAGGCGGTACAGGCCGACCTCCAGCACGAAGCCGATGGCGCTGATCGTCACGGCCTCACGGGTGCGTTCACGGGCGTAGAAGGTTCGCAGCAGCACCGTCACCAGCGCCCACGGCACGAGGGCCAGGGACCAGCTGCTCAGGATGCCCGCTCCGGCCAGGAACTTCACGGTTTCCTTGGCAGTGCGGGGGGCGTGGGTGTTGATGACGCTGATCACGTAGGGGGACAGCGCGATGATCAGGGCACTCATGGGGGCGGCCAGGAACGTGGTGGTGCGGATGGTGCTGGCGGTGAGTGCGCGGAACTGCGGCCAGTCCTTCCCGGCGGCGGCCTGCGAGAAGCGCGGGAAGACCGCCAGGACGGGTGAGACGACGAACAGGCCGTTCACGGTGGTGAACAGCGCCTGCGCGTTGAAGTACCCGGCCTGCGTGCCGGAATCGAACAGCCGCGCGTCGGACAGCAGGCGCAGCACGTACACGTTCAGGAACTGCCGCGCCCCGGCCGTCAGGGTGAACGGGGCCATCTGGCGGATCACGCGGCCCACCGCCGGGTGGCCCATCAGGGCCGGGGTGGGCAGCAGCCCGAAGCGGTTCAGGGCGGGGAGCTGCACCACGAGCTGCGCCACCCCGCCGATCAGCCAGCCGAAGGCCAGCCACTCGGCCTGCTTGGGCAGCAGCACCAGCGCCGCGATGCTGGCGATGTTGAACGCCACGGGCGCAAAACTGCTTTCCCGGAAGTGCTCGTCGGCGTTCAGCAACCCCATGGCGATGGCGGACAGGCTGATCAGCATCAGGAACGGCATGACCATGCGGGTCATGAACAGCGCCAGTTCCCGGTCGATGTTCGACTGCCCGGCCAGCAGCAGGTCCACGAGGTACGGCGCGGCCAGGATGCCCGCCGCCATCAGGAGCAGGTTCACGGCGATCAGCACGCCGCTGAACGCCTGCGCCAGCCTTCTGCGCTCGGCATCGTCCAGGGTCTTGTACACCGGGATGAACGAGTTGACGAGCGCACCCTCGGCCAGCAGTTCGCGCAGCAGGTTGGGAATGGTGACGGCCGTGTTGAACGCCTCGACCAGCGTCACGCTGAACAGGTTGTTCAGGGCCATCTGGCGCAGGATGCCGCTCAGGCGGGAGCCGAGCGTGCCGAGCATGACGATGAGGGTGTTCGCCCGCAGCGATTTCTTCGGGTTGGCGGGTGGGGGGGCGTCGGGCGGTCCGGCGTCCTCGAAGGACATGTTCAGTTCGGGGGGTGCGGGGGGCGGACCGGACGGCGGGAGACTCACGGGGTCACTGTACCGCCCGTCCCGCCCGGCCTTCACGGGCCGTTCAGGTGGCGGGTGGCGTTTCCGGGTCGGGGGTGACCTCGTGGGCGCGGCCGTCCGGTCCGATGAACAGGTGCGGCGCGCCGAAGGTGACGTTCAGCCGCAGGGTGTTCAGGTATGCCTGGAGGTTGGCGGGCATGTCACTGAGGGTGAAGGGGGTGCGGGGGGCGGCCACGAGGCGGTACACGCCCGCCCTGCCGGGAATGCGGTCGTACACGAACGCGCCGCGCCGCTGGGCGGGGGTCAGGTGCTCGTCGAACCCGCCGGCGGGGGCGTTGGGGTCCTCGGTTTCGGGGCGCACGTCGATCCAGACGTGCGTGCGTTCCAGCAGGCCCTCGCTCTGCAGGGCAGCTTCCGGCACGGTGTCGTCCCCGGCCGCGAGGAACTGCGCGACGTGGCCGCGCGTGTCGGCAGCGAACCAGTCGAATTCCACGTCCCGGATTTCCTCGCGGGTGATGACGACCTGCAGCAGTTCCTCCTGTGTCAGGGGGGTGCCGGTGCTGTCCGGGTCGGTGGGGGCGCGACTCATGGTCACTGCCCTCCCAGCGCGGCGGCGACCACGTCGCGCGCCTCGTTCATGACCTGTTGCAGGTGCTCCTGGCCCCGGAAGCTCTCGGCGTAGATCTTGTACACGTCCTCGGTGCCGCTGGGGCGCGCGGCGAACCAGGCCTCGTCGGTGGTGACTTTCAGGCCGCCGATGGCTTCGTCGTTGCCGGGCGCGCGGGTGAGTTTCGCGGTGATGGGGTCGCCGCCCAGGGTGGTGGCGGTGACCTGTTCGGGCGAGAGGCTGCCCAGGATGCGTTTCTGGTCGGGCGTGGCGGGCGCGTCCTGGCGGTCGTAGGCGGTCGCGCCGAGGCGGGCGCTCAGGTCCGCGAAGCGGGCGC
Coding sequences within it:
- a CDS encoding SRPBCC family protein; this translates as MSESISIKQTIVVRARPDVLYRLALEPRRRVKWDPNLAKAEYEGENARLANNALVRFKFTRRLLGLSFTAKYGQLQAPQRGGWESVRNVGPLEKLTQGWTFKPMPGGTEVTLTLNARVMYRWIRTPVERVLHNMVATTLLELQRSVDAQGAQLLEDMGREMQERQKAEQKAAKEAAKAAKKKR
- a CDS encoding thioesterase family protein, encoding MTRPVPHTRAEYPYHHPTPTRWADNDVYGHVNNVTYYAYFDTAVNAYLAARGALDIHAGAVIGLVVESGCAYFAPAAFPEPLSVGLRVGRLGRSSVRYELAVFREGDDAACAQGHFVHVYVDRDTRRPAPLPPALRAALDALRPG
- the topA gene encoding type I DNA topoisomerase, giving the protein MPRTLVIVESPAKARTIEKYLGKGYAVESSIGHIRDLPKSAADIPEKYRGKAWARLGLDVEHDFQPLYVVSPEKKAHVAKLRKMAAEADEIILATDDDREGESIAWHLFQELKPKVPVKRMVFHEITREAIQAAIAAPRQIDTNLVEAQEARRALDRLYGYEVSPVLWKKVKPKLSAGRVQSVATRMLVERERERMRFVSASWWDLLVTGKTADAQTFPARLTDVSGPDGQMQKLALGRDFDPLTGRLKSGVTARLLTEAEARALADGLTGQPLTVTSAEEKPFTQRPYPPFITSTLQQEGSRKLGFAATRTMRAAQRLYEQGYITYMRTDSTNLSTEAVTAARTQVTQMYGPTYLSPQPRVYAKKAKNAQEAHEAIRPAGSAFRTPESLRGELSGDEWRLYDLIWKRTVACQMADARGRSLRVRLGGQTSAGEQVALSASGRTIDFPGFLRAYVEGSDDPGAALEDRETPLPPLKEGERVTADSVKPEGHDTQPPARYTEASLVQALEGAGIGRPSTYASILGTIQDRGYAIKKGQALVPSWTAFATSALLEHHFSSLVDYDFTARMEEDLDDIAGGRAQRVPYLRRFYLGDHGEGMALRPLIDRQMGEIDARSIATISVPRLEGTGIEVRVGRYGPYMERGEQKANLPEDMAPDELTAGKAEELLSRPSGERPLGTDPDTGLPVVARAGRYGPYVTLGDTNPPVRSASLFPTDDLDTLTLERALKLLSLPRLVGTSGGEEVWALNGKFGPYLKRGSDSRSLTSHEHLFEVGIQEAEALFLQPRFGKGRVAAPPLQTFELEGRAPILLKSGRFGPYLTDGERNATLRKGEDDGTLSAERALEILEERGKEPKKKPGKASPKKAAAKAPARAGAKKPATSKASTSKASTGKTATKKPATNTAAKKAAAPARATFTWAQLKAHLGVLSSQEQQLVTATREQGRKVEEVAPELGLDVKKAKGMALQASKKLNQAARGE
- a CDS encoding YdcF family protein, with the protein product MRSRGATLTLLPLAVAALLVAGFVLTPNLRVPNASTPNPTLVVLGAAQYAGKPSPAFQRRLDHALTLYRAGGVQRIVVTGGRRAGDPYTEGGVGATYLARHGVPAGHVIAEERSRTTVQNLQNARATLPPHTPLTLVTDEAHAPRALALARAIGLNANVSASPLSPQVDRSYLLREKVALVAYALIGIRL
- the murJ gene encoding murein biosynthesis integral membrane protein MurJ encodes the protein MSFEDAGPPDAPPPANPKKSLRANTLIVMLGTLGSRLSGILRQMALNNLFSVTLVEAFNTAVTIPNLLRELLAEGALVNSFIPVYKTLDDAERRRLAQAFSGVLIAVNLLLMAAGILAAPYLVDLLLAGQSNIDRELALFMTRMVMPFLMLISLSAIAMGLLNADEHFRESSFAPVAFNIASIAALVLLPKQAEWLAFGWLIGGVAQLVVQLPALNRFGLLPTPALMGHPAVGRVIRQMAPFTLTAGARQFLNVYVLRLLSDARLFDSGTQAGYFNAQALFTTVNGLFVVSPVLAVFPRFSQAAAGKDWPQFRALTASTIRTTTFLAAPMSALIIALSPYVISVINTHAPRTAKETVKFLAGAGILSSWSLALVPWALVTVLLRTFYARERTREAVTISAIGFVLEVGLYRLLVPGLGLIGFGLSTTISGLLMTAALIVLYRRAVGFPAREVTGHLLRVVPLAAVSGGVAWLIARAVPIEPGFILTSIPVLALAGGVGLAVYLGGALALKLPEVAAVTRRLKR